GTTCCCGTTCACCCGCGGCGTGCAGCCCACCATGTACCGGGGCCGCCTCTGGACGATGCGCCAGTTCGCGGGCTTCGGAACGCCGGCGGACACGAACAAGCGCTTCAAGTACCTCATCAGCCACGGCATGACGGGCCTGTCCACGGCCTTCGATATGCCCGCGCTGATGGGCTACGACGCGGACCACTCCATGAGCCGCGGCGAGGTGGGCAAGGAGGGCGTGGCCGTCTCCACGCTGCGTGACTTCGAGATCCTCTTCGACGGGATCCAGCTGGACAAGGTCACCACCTCGATGACGATCAACGCGAGCGCGATCGTGGCGCTCTGCATGTACATCGCGGTGGGCGAGAAGCAGGGCGTTCCGATGGAGAAGCTGGCGGGCACCATCCAGAACGACATGCTCAAGGAGTACATCGCGCAGAAGGAGTGGATCGTCGCTCCCCGGCCGGCCGTGCGCATCGTCACGGACATGATCGAGTTCTGCACCAAGCACATGCCCAAGTGGTACCCGGTGTCGATCAGCGGCTACCACATCCGCGAGGCCGGAGCGACGGCGGTGCAGGAGCTGGCCTTCACGCTGGCCGACGGCATCGGCTACGTGGAGGAGTGCGTGAAGCGCGGGCTGGACGTGGACACGTTCGCCCCGCAGCTCAGCTTCTTCTGGGACGTGCACAACGACTTCTTCGAGGAGATCGCCAAGTTCCGCGCCGCGCGCCGCATCTGGGCCAACGTGATGCGCTACCGGTTCGGCGCGAAGAACCCGCGCTCGTGGCAGCTCAAGACGCACGCGCAGACGGCGGGCGTGTCGCTCACCGCGCAGCAGCCCTACAACAACGTGGTGCGCACGGCGCTGCAGGCCCTGGCGGCGGTGCTGGGCGGCACGCAGTCGCTGCACACCAACTCGCTGGACGAGACGTACGCGCTGCCCACCGAGGAGTCGGTGACGATCGCGCTGCGCACCCAGCAGCTCATCGCGCACGAGTCCGGCGTGGACCGCGTGGTGGACCCGTTGGCGGGCAGCTACTACGTGGAGTACCTCACCGACGAGATGGAGAAGCGGGCGATGGAGTACATCCGCCGCATCGACGAGATGGGCGGCATCATCCGCGCGGTGGAGGAGCAGTACCCGCAGAAGGAGATCGGCGAGAGCGCCTACCGCTTCCAGCGCGAGGTGGAGCAGGGCGACAGGCTCATCGTCGGCGTGAACGCGTTCAAGTCCGAGAAGGACGCTCCGATCGAGCTGCTGCACATCGACGAGAAGGTGGCCGAGGAGCAGAAGGCGCGGCTGGCGGAGGTGAAGGCCCAGCGCAACAACGAGGCCGTGCAGGCGGCGCTGGCCAAGGTGGAGGCGGCGGCGCGCGGCACGGACAACATGATGCCGCCGGTGCTCGAGGCCGTGAAGGCCTACGCCACGCTGGGAGAGATCTGCGACGTGTTCCGCAAGGTGTGGGGCGCCTACCGCGAGGGCGGGGCGTTCTGAGCGCCGCCGGGTGTCGCGACGGCTACACCCGACCTTCGGCTTCCGTGTGATGTCGCGCTCCTGGGCGCGCCTGGGTGATACAGCTGACCCATGCGCCCCTCCTTCCTCGTAGCGGCACTCCTGCTGCTGGCCTCCGGCTGCGCCACGACGCCGGCCGCAGCCAACGTTCCCGGGCTCGATCCCGAGCTGCGCGGCTACGCGTACCCGTTCACCGTCCACGAGCTCGAGTTCGAGTCGCAGCGGCAGCCGCTCCGCATGGCCTACATGGACGAGCGGCCGGCGGACTGGCAGGTAGACTGCCTGGCAGTGGGGGATGCCCTGGTAAATAGGGTGCAGGTGGGGTAACCTCACGGGTTGTCTTCCAAGGAGGTGGGTGGGATGGGTCAGAGTCGAGGAAAGAAGCCGGCGACGTACGAGGACATCGAAGCGCTGCCGGTTGGGTGGGTCGGGGAGATCATCAGTCATGAGCTGTACGCCTCGCCTCGCCCCGCATTCCGGCACCTCCATGTGGCCACCCGGCTGGGAAATCTCCTGGGGCTGCCGTTCGATCTCGCGCGCGGCGGGCCGGGAGGGTGGTGCTTCCTGGATGAGCCGGAGCTGCACTTCCGCCACAACGTCCTCGTCCCGGACCTTGCGGGCTGGCGCCGTGAGCGCATGCCGGAGCCTCCTGATGTTCCCTGGGTCACCCTCGCTCCGGACTGGGTCTGCGAAGTGCTCTCCGCCTCCACCCGGCTCGTGGACCGGGGGCGCAAGATGCCGCTGTATCACTCCGAGGGCGTGAGCCACGCGTGGCTCATCGACCCGGAGCGCTACACCCTGGAGATCTATCGGAACGAGAAGCGCGGGTGGGCACGCGTGGGGCTCCATGAGGGTGGGGCCATCGTCCACGCAGAGCCCTTTGACGCCATCTCCCTGGAACTGGGTCTGCTATGGATGCCCCATCGGAGCCGGGCGGCACACCCATAAGCCCGCGGCTCGGGGCCCCTCGTGAGCTTCTTCGGTGAGCTGTACCTGCGCAGTACCCAGCCGTTCCTCTCGGCGGACATCACCGCCCGGGAGATCGCCTACCTGCAGCGGTGCTTCACCGGCCTCTCGCTCCCAGGCCCGGTGGCGGATCTCGGCTGCGGCCACGGGCGCCACGCCGCTCCGCTCAACGGCTCCGGCCCCCTGAAGGGCAGGGTGGTGGGGCTGGAGCTGGATGCCTACTCCCTGGCCCACCGCCTGCCGGGCTTCCCGGCCATCCGAGGCGATCTGCGAGCCCTCCCGTTCCAGTCCGGCTCGCTGGCAGGGGCTTATGCCTGGTACTCCACACTCTTCGCCTTCTCGGAGACGGAGCACCGCGTCATCCTCCGCGAGATCGCCCGGTGCCTCCGGCCCGGGGCGCTCCTCGTCTTCCAGTCCGTCCCCTACGAGCGCCTCAGCGAGCATCCAGGCGCCGCCTTCCAGCGCACCCTGCCGGATGGCAGCGTGCTCCAAGAGGAGAGCCGCTTCGATCCCGACACCGGCATGGACCACGGGAGAAGGCGGCTCACACTCCCAGATGGGCGTGTTCTTTCGGGGGTTTACACCATTCGCTACTATCCGCTTGCGGAACTGACCCAACTGTTGGAAGCGACGGGCCTGACGACACGGTGGGTGCACGGCGGTCTGGATGGCGAGCCGCTATGTTCCACCTCAACCGACCTCATCGTGGGAGCTGAGCTGCGACATGGCTGAGAGGAAGCTTCGAATTCTGGTGGCCAAGCCGGGCCTGGATGGGCACGACCGGGGCGCGAAGATCATCGCGCGGGCCTTGCGCGATGCGGGCATGGAGGTCATCTACACAGGGCTGCACCAGACGCCCGAGATGATCGTCAACGCCGCCATCCAGGAGGACGTCGACGCGATCGGCATGTCCATCATGTCCGGCGCGCACATGACGCTCTTCCCCGCCGTCATGGACCTGCTGAAGCAAAGCAAGGCCGAGGACATCCGAGTCTTCGGGGGCGGGATCATCCCGGACGACGACATTCCGAAACTCAAGGGCATGGGGGTGACGGAGGTCTTCACCCCTGGAAGCTCGACGCAGGACATCGTCCAGTGGATTCGAACGAACATTCCAGCACGCGCCTAGGCGGCTGGCTCGGCAGCCTTCCCCGACGGGTCGACGTCTATGAGGTCGGCCCTCGGGATGGGCTGCAGAACGAGCTGCGGACCCTGCCTACCCGGGACAAGGCCCGCCTCATCGAGGCCCTGGTGGCCGCCGGTGAGCAGCGCATCGAGGTGACGTCCTTCGTCTCCCCGAAGTGGATTCCCCAGCTCTCGGACGCGGAGGAGGTCCTGCGCCTGGTGGGCCGCAAGCCGGGCGTCACCTTCTCGGCGCTCGTGCCCAACCTCAAGGGGCTGGTGCGCGCCCGGGAGGCCGGCCTGGAGGAGGCCGCCGTCTTCATCTCCGCCTCCGAGGCCCACTCGAAGAAGAACATCAACAAGACGATCGCCGAGGCGCTCGAGGCCTCGCGCGAGGTGGCCACCGCCGCCACCCAGGCGGGGATGCGCGTGCGCGGCTACCTGTCCACCGTGTGGGGCTGCCCCTACGAGGGCCACGTGCCCGTGGAGCGGGTGGTGGACATCTGCCGCCAGCTCGTGGACATGGGCATCTACCAGCTCAGCCTGGGCGACACGATCGGCGTGGGCACGCCGCGGCAGACGGAGGAGATCCTCTCCGCGCTGATGAAGCACATCCCCGTGGAGAAGCTGGCGCTGCACCTGCACGACACGCGCGGCACCGCCCTGGCCAACGCCCTGGTGGGCCTGTCCGCCGGGGTGACGACGTTCGACGCCAGCATCGGCGGGCTCGGCGGCTGTCCCTATGCGCCCGGCGCGGCGGGCAACCTGGCCACCGAGGACGCCGTCTTCATGTTCCATGGCATGGGCGTGGAGACGGGCATCAACCTGGACAAGCTCGTCGAGGCGGGGGAGCTGGCGCAGGAGCTCATCGGCCGGAAGCTCGCGGGCAAGTACCTGCAGGCCGCCCTGGGCGAGCGCGAGAAGCGGGCCTCGCGCCGGGCCAAGACGACCTGAGCCTCCCTCCGGCGGAAGGGTTCGAAGAGCCGCGCCACCAGACGACGAGCACGCGGCCCTCCATCCGCGGCTGCGTCTTCAGGGTGCTCATGGAGCAAGCCCCCTGAGGGGCTCGTACGCTCGCGCTCGAGAGGTGAGCTAGACTGTCGCCTACGGGACGGCACATGGCACGTCCTCCGCGGAGGGCTCGATGCGGTCTTGGTGGGGGCTCGGCGCATGTCTGGCGGTGTTGGGCGCCCTGGCCTGGCTGCTCGTCTCGGCACGTCCCGATGCCGGGGGCTCCGCTCCGGGACTCGAGCAGGCCCGCGACTCCCGGTTCTCCTCCGTGCTGCAGGCCGTCCTCCAGGCCCCCTCTCCCGTGAGCCCCCCGGGAGAGACGGGCCTCTCCATCCGAGGTCTCGTGAGGGGTCCAAAAGGGCCCGTCCCGGGAGCGCGGGTGCTCGCCACCTCGGCGGTGCCTGGGGAGACGCTCTCCGAGCTGCCGTGCTCCCCACCGGCGGAGGGGAAGGTCCTGCTCGACTGTCCCCAGCAGGGGCAGGGGCAGGGGCAGGGAGTTCGAGAGTGGGTGGCGGAGCGGCGCGGCGAGGTGCTCCTGCGAGCCCAGGCCGTCACGGCGGCGGACGGCTCCTTCTTGCTGTCGGGCCTGGATGCGGGGACGTACATGCTGTGGGTGGAGAGCGAGGAAGGCCTCGGGCTTCCGGCGCCTGCCATCGCGGGAGGCCCACCGGTGGAGCTGCGCCTGCGCGTGGGGGTTCGGCTGTCGGGCACCGTCGAGGACGACACGGGCGCGCTCGTGCCGGGGGCGCTCCTCACCGCCGTCTTCGCGGCCCACAGCCGCTTCTTCGAGGCGCTCACCGACGCCAATGGACACTTCCAGTTCGAGCCCCTTCCGCAGGGGGAGTTCGTGGTCGTCATCTCGAAGCAGGGCCTGGTGAGCGCGCTCGAGCCGCTGAGGGCCTTCACCCCCGAGGTGAAGCGGCGCTTCGTGCTCGAGCGTCCCCGCCGCATCACGGGCCGTGTCCTGCGCGCGACGACTCCAGTGGCGGGAGTGGCGGTCCAGGCTCGGAGCGAGCTCTCTCCGCTGCACGCGACCACGACGGATGCGGCGGGACGCTTCTCCTTCGAGGGGCTACCGCCTGAGTTCTATGTGGTCACCGCCTGGCACGCGGGGGAGGGCGCCTCCGGGGTGGCCACGCTGCGAGAGCAACCCGAGGCCATGGAGCTCACCCTGACGCTGACCCCCTCCTTCATCATCGAAGGTGTGGTGCGCAATGAAGCGCGTCAGCCGCTCGAGCAGGTCCGAGTCGAGCTCAACCCCGAGCTCATCGAAGACGGGAACTCCTATGTAGTGTCGGGCCTGGAGCGGAATCCGGAGTGGGACACGATGGCCTGGGTGGGCACCGCCTACACGGACCGGGAGGGGCGCTATCGGCTCGGGCCCGTGCCGGTGGGCCGCTATTCCTTCTGGGCCAACGCGATCGAGTACCTGAGCCAGGAGGTGCCGATGCGAGCGTTCGAGGCCGGTGTGGTGAGATGGGACTTCACGCTCGAGGCCGCGCTGAGTGTCGAGGGGCTGGTGCTGGATGCGCAGGGGCGCCCGTTGGAGGGCGAGCCCGTGATGCTGCGCTCGATCGACGAGGATGAGACGGGGTGGGCGCGCGATCTCACCGAGAGGGATGGCCACTTCGCCCTGTACGTGTCCCAGCCCGGGCGCTACCGGCTGACCCTGGAGGGCCAGGATATCCGTGCCCAGGAGCTGGAGATCACGGTGCCCGGTGAGCCGCTGCGCATCATCGGCGAGCGCCTGCCGCACCTGGTGGGCGAGGTCGAGGACGCGGCGGGCACACCCCTCCCGGGAGTCGAGGTGTCGATCTGGCCGGAGGGAGCCTCCTCGAGAGACAACACCCTGGCGAGGGCTACGTCCGACAGCCAGGGCCGGTTCTCGCTGTCTGTGCCGACGCCCGGCCGCTATGTGGTGGCCGCCGAGCTGGCCCTGGAGGACGCGCTGCTCTTTACCTCCTCGGTGGTGGACGTGGACGAGACGGGCGAGTCCCAGGTGCGGCTCCGCTTCCGGGAGGGGCGTCGCATCTCGGGCATGCTGGAGGACTGGCGCGGCCGGCCGATGAAGGGGGTGGCGGTGCAGATCGCGTCCGACTCGGGCACCTTCCGCTATCCCGGGTGTGGCGTGCCGGACCGGTGCGCCACGACCGACGACGAGGGCCGGTTCTCCTTCCGACAGGTCGCCGGAGAGCAGCTCTCGATCTGCGTCCGGCACAGGGGCTACTACCCCCTGGAGCCCATCCCCGAGAACCCGAGCTGTACCCTCGTGAGGGACGACGGGCGGGAGATCCGCATCGCTGTCGGGCGGGATGTCTTCGTCGCGGGGCAGATCCTCCACGAGGATGGCTCGCCCGTGGAGCGCTACCTGCTCAACGGGCGCGAGGTGCAGGCCGAGCACGGGGCGCTCTCCCTGCGCATCCGTCGGCCCGGAGTGGAGCTGATCGAGGTGTCGGCTCCGGGACTCCAGCCCGTGCGGCTGCTGGCTCCGGAGTTCCGGGAGGGAGTGGAGCTGATGGACATCGGGGACATCGTCCTCAGACCCTGAGCGCCCGCTCGGCTCAGGGCTGGGGCGGCGCCGGCGGCGAGCACCAGGCCCGCGGAGGCCAGGCCCTTGGCCAGCCAGCCGCACTCATCTCTTGTCGAGCATGGACTCGAGCTGGGGCAGGAGATCGAGGTGGGCGGCAGCGGCCTCCAGCATGCGGCGCTCCTTGCGGTCCACGCGGCCATCCACGAGCGCCATCTGGACGAGATTCTTCAGGAAAACCGAAGCTTCGGGGCTACCGCGGGGGATGAGCTTGTTGAAGAGCTGGGGGCCGGAGTTGAGCGCCATCTCCACGTTCTGCCAGGGCACGCTCCAGCGCGTGGCGCACAGCTTCAGCAGCTTGCGCTCGGAGGCATCCACCGCGCCGTCGGTGGCGGCGATGGCGGCCATCATATAGAGGAGCCGCTCGCGCTCCTGAACGTCCAGAACGTTATCGGTCCCCGGCGAGGCCATCGCGGCGGCGGGCGCTTCGACGGGGCTGATCGGACGGGCGGGGGAGGGGAGCTGGGCCCCGGCGCTGCGCCGCTGGCGCTCGCGGGCCTCCCACGTCTCCGAGAGGAAGGCGAAGGCCAGCACCCAGTCCTGCTCGCCCGTGCCGAGCCGCGCCCCGCAGTAGTCGCAGGTGCTGGCGCCGCTGTTGGTCAGCGGCGCGTTGCACTGCGGGCAGCGATCGGTGGCCATGCCGTTGGAGGTGTTCGTCTTCGCGCCGTGCTTGCGCGTGAGCGTGAAGACCCAGCGCTGCGGCACGGGCGGCAGCTGCGGCGGGCGACCGGTGGCGGGGCCCACGCCCATGCGCGCGCTCCAGCGGATCTCCACGTGGGCCATGTCGTGGCCGTCCGGGTGGATCTCGAAGGCGCGGGTGGTGACGGCGCCCACGGCGCACTCCAGGATGACGCGGCGCTTGCCCTGCTTGCCCAGCGTTTCGATCTCCTGGCCGAGCTGGGAGACCATCTCCGAGTTGGCCACCTGGGCCATCCGGCTCGCCTCGCCGCGGCTCTGCGCGTCGATCCACCTCCAGAACAGGAGCGAGGTGCGGTCCTCGAGGATCTCCAGGTTGAGCGCGGGGTCGGCCTGACGGGCCTCGCGCAGCCCGCTCACGTCGGCCGGGTGGCGGTTGAACTCCACGCCCTGGGTGATCTCCGAGAGCGTCCAGTCGTAGTTGCCGGAGTTCACCACGGCATTGCAGTACTCGCAGGTGTTCGCGGCGCCTCCCTTGAAGGGCGCGCCGCAGTTGGGGCACTTGCCCTGGAACAGGTCCTGGCCGATCCGCGTCTGGGCGCCGGGCTTGCGGACGAAGGTCCACACCTCGGTGAAGGAGTCATGGGGCGCCTTGCGGGCCGCGGCGAGGGCCTCCGCGTCCGAGGCGCTCGCGGGCACGTCCGTGTCGCGCAGCTCGGCGCGCACGCGCACGTGGATGCTGTCGAACCACTGGCTCTGCTCGAGCCCGATGAGCTGCACGCTCAGCAGCCGCACGTCGGAGATGGCGTCGCGAACGCCCTGGGCGGCCATGAGCTGGAGCTGCACGTTGAAGCGCTGGAAGGTGGCGTCCGAGAGGAACGGGCGGATGGGGGAGAGCTCCCGCTTGAACCAGGCCTCCTGCAGCGCCGGGAAGAGCTTGCGCACCTTGCCGAGCACCGTGTCGAGCTCGAACTGGGGATCCCTGCTCTTCAGGGCCTGCACCCACCGCTGGACGTCCTGCTCGGAGACCTGGGTGCGGTGCTCGGCCTCGCGGCGATCGAGGGCGCGCTGGGTGGTGGCCGTGGGGTTGAGGAAGCGCGTGTAGTAGAAGTAGGCGGCGCAGACGATGATGAGCAGCGGGACGCCGACCTTCGGGTAGCGGAAGGCCAGCTCGATCAGGCGGAAGACGATCCAGAGGATCTCCCCGCCGCCTCCATCCCCTCCGGAGTCGTCGCTGCCCCGCGAGTAGTGCTCGCCACCGCCGCCACGAGCCAGGGCCGCGAGCGGGATCAGGGCCACGAGGGGGAGCAGCCAGGGAGCCAGACGGAGCAGGTGTCTCGACGCGGTGCGCATACCCACCCAGTCTAACCGCTTCGGCCTTGCCACGTGGGCCCTGACGCCGCAGGCTCCCCCGGTCAGCGGCGGCCCGAGACAGGGCCTGGAAGGGGAGCGCAACATGCCGGAATTCAAGGTCGACGCCCGCGGAGCCATCGAGATCTGGACCATCGACGGGGCGGACCGTCGCAACGCGATCAGCCGGGCCATGCTCCGGGAGCTGGGAGAGATGGTGGGGCGTGTCTCCAGCGGGCGGCAGATCCGCGCCGTCATCCTCACCGGGGCGGGGGACAAGGCCTTCTGCGCGGGAGCGGATCTCAAGGAGCGCGCCACCATGAGCGAGCCGGAGGTGCGCGCCTTCCTGGACGGGCTGCGGCAGACGTTCCGCGCCATCGAGAAGAGCGACTGCACCTTCATCGCGGCCATCAACGGGGCGGCGTTCGGCGGCGGCACCGAGCTGGCGCTGGCGTGTGACTTGCGGGTCGCCGCGCCGGCGGCGGAGCTGGGGCTCACGGAGGTGAAGCTGGGCATCATCCCCGGGGGCGGCGGCACGCAGCGGCTGTCGCGGCTGATCGGCCCGGGCCGGGCCAAGGACATGATCCTCACCGGCCGGCGGATGAACGCGGCCGAGGCCTTCAGCGTGGGGCTGGTGAACCGGCTGGCGCCGGAGGGCCACCTGGTGGAGACGGCCTTCTCGCTGGCGGAGGCCATCGTGGAGAACGCGCCCATCGCCGTGTCCACCGCCAAGCACGCCATCAACGAGGGCATGGGCCTGGAGCTGGACGCCGCGCTGGCGCTGGAGCTGCGCAAGTACGAGGAAGTACTGAAGACGGAGGACCGGCTCGAGGGCCTGCGCGCCTTCGCCGAGAAGCGCCCTCCGGTCTACAAGGGGCGCTGAGCCCCGCAAACAGCGAGAGCCGCCAGGGTCATCCCCCGACGGCTCCCACCGTTGCTACGCGCCATACAGGCTAGGCGTTGGCCGTCTTCTCCTGGCCGATGCCGATGTTCTGCTTGTTCAGGTAGCCCATGGCCTTGTCCTTGACCTGGGTGCGCAGCTCGGTGCCGGGCGTGGGCGCCAGCATGAGGGCCACGACGCTCCCCACGGCCGCGCCGAGGATGAACACGCCGAGGCTCCCGAAGGTGGCCTTGGCCGGCTTGTTGGTGGTGAGCCCCACGTAGTGCAGAACGTCATCCGGATCGAAGTCATCCCACTTGTTCCTGGCGATCTTGGGGATGTCGTTGAGGACCTTCCGGGCCAGCCACTTCCGATACAGGCTGCTCTTGGCAGCAAACGTTGCCTTCTTCGCGAACATGATTCGTTCCCTCCTGGGCCGAGCGTTCAGAGAGCACCGCGCCCCTACGGCTTCGCTCCCCGTCGGAGTCTCAAGGTAGGCAGGGGTGCTCAGCGCGGCATCCCTGGGAAAAATCTTTCCCACCCACCCACCGGTCGGTAGGTCAGTCGCCCGATCGACAGCTCGCTTTCCGAGCGCCAGAGGGCAGCCAGCCGAGCGCCTTTCTGGTATGTGGCCCCTCGCCATGTCCTACGACCAGAAGCTGCTCGAGAAGATCGCCGAGGTAGAGAAGGGGGGCGCCGAGAAGTACCACGTGAAGAACAAGGAGGCGGGCAAGCTCTTCGCTCGTGAGCGCATCCGCCTGCTCGTGGATCCGGAGTCCTTCATCGAGGACGCGAAGCTGGCCAACAACGCGGACGCGGAGCTGCCCTCGGACGGCGTCATCATCGGCCTGGGCAAGGTGGGTGGCCGCACCGTGGCCATCATGGCCAACGACTCCACGGTGAAGGCCGGGAGCTGGGGCGCTCGGACGGTGGAGAAGATCCTCCGCATCCAGGAGACGGCGCGCACCCTGCGCTGCCCGCTGTTCTATCTGGTGGACTCGGCCGGCGCGCGCATCACGGACCAGGTGGAGATGTTCCCCGGCCGACGTGGCGCGGGCCGCATCTTCTTCAACGAGGTGCACCTGTCCGGCTTCGTGCCGCAGATCTGCCTGCTCTTCGGGCCCTCGGCGGCCGGCGGCGCGTACATCCCGGCCTTCTGTGAT
The sequence above is drawn from the Hyalangium gracile genome and encodes:
- a CDS encoding acyl-CoA mutase large subunit family protein — translated: MPARTAPKTVARSVSSQSQKKAVASPKARKPSKLAKVAQKVTKAGKAAAKAGKAAVKKVAPKKKAAALKSFDAATVKTATKQAEKWAKEELSQVTAKMPLRRKQFITDSGVPIPDVMTLADRKDEQADRIGLPGQFPFTRGVQPTMYRGRLWTMRQFAGFGTPADTNKRFKYLISHGMTGLSTAFDMPALMGYDADHSMSRGEVGKEGVAVSTLRDFEILFDGIQLDKVTTSMTINASAIVALCMYIAVGEKQGVPMEKLAGTIQNDMLKEYIAQKEWIVAPRPAVRIVTDMIEFCTKHMPKWYPVSISGYHIREAGATAVQELAFTLADGIGYVEECVKRGLDVDTFAPQLSFFWDVHNDFFEEIAKFRAARRIWANVMRYRFGAKNPRSWQLKTHAQTAGVSLTAQQPYNNVVRTALQALAAVLGGTQSLHTNSLDETYALPTEESVTIALRTQQLIAHESGVDRVVDPLAGSYYVEYLTDEMEKRAMEYIRRIDEMGGIIRAVEEQYPQKEIGESAYRFQREVEQGDRLIVGVNAFKSEKDAPIELLHIDEKVAEEQKARLAEVKAQRNNEAVQAALAKVEAAARGTDNMMPPVLEAVKAYATLGEICDVFRKVWGAYREGGAF
- a CDS encoding Uma2 family endonuclease — its product is MGQSRGKKPATYEDIEALPVGWVGEIISHELYASPRPAFRHLHVATRLGNLLGLPFDLARGGPGGWCFLDEPELHFRHNVLVPDLAGWRRERMPEPPDVPWVTLAPDWVCEVLSASTRLVDRGRKMPLYHSEGVSHAWLIDPERYTLEIYRNEKRGWARVGLHEGGAIVHAEPFDAISLELGLLWMPHRSRAAHP
- a CDS encoding class I SAM-dependent methyltransferase; the encoded protein is MSFFGELYLRSTQPFLSADITAREIAYLQRCFTGLSLPGPVADLGCGHGRHAAPLNGSGPLKGRVVGLELDAYSLAHRLPGFPAIRGDLRALPFQSGSLAGAYAWYSTLFAFSETEHRVILREIARCLRPGALLVFQSVPYERLSEHPGAAFQRTLPDGSVLQEESRFDPDTGMDHGRRRLTLPDGRVLSGVYTIRYYPLAELTQLLEATGLTTRWVHGGLDGEPLCSTSTDLIVGAELRHG
- a CDS encoding cobalamin B12-binding domain-containing protein produces the protein MAERKLRILVAKPGLDGHDRGAKIIARALRDAGMEVIYTGLHQTPEMIVNAAIQEDVDAIGMSIMSGAHMTLFPAVMDLLKQSKAEDIRVFGGGIIPDDDIPKLKGMGVTEVFTPGSSTQDIVQWIRTNIPARA
- a CDS encoding hydroxymethylglutaryl-CoA lyase produces the protein MDSNEHSSTRLGGWLGSLPRRVDVYEVGPRDGLQNELRTLPTRDKARLIEALVAAGEQRIEVTSFVSPKWIPQLSDAEEVLRLVGRKPGVTFSALVPNLKGLVRAREAGLEEAAVFISASEAHSKKNINKTIAEALEASREVATAATQAGMRVRGYLSTVWGCPYEGHVPVERVVDICRQLVDMGIYQLSLGDTIGVGTPRQTEEILSALMKHIPVEKLALHLHDTRGTALANALVGLSAGVTTFDASIGGLGGCPYAPGAAGNLATEDAVFMFHGMGVETGINLDKLVEAGELAQELIGRKLAGKYLQAALGEREKRASRRAKTT
- a CDS encoding carboxypeptidase-like regulatory domain-containing protein translates to MRSWWGLGACLAVLGALAWLLVSARPDAGGSAPGLEQARDSRFSSVLQAVLQAPSPVSPPGETGLSIRGLVRGPKGPVPGARVLATSAVPGETLSELPCSPPAEGKVLLDCPQQGQGQGQGVREWVAERRGEVLLRAQAVTAADGSFLLSGLDAGTYMLWVESEEGLGLPAPAIAGGPPVELRLRVGVRLSGTVEDDTGALVPGALLTAVFAAHSRFFEALTDANGHFQFEPLPQGEFVVVISKQGLVSALEPLRAFTPEVKRRFVLERPRRITGRVLRATTPVAGVAVQARSELSPLHATTTDAAGRFSFEGLPPEFYVVTAWHAGEGASGVATLREQPEAMELTLTLTPSFIIEGVVRNEARQPLEQVRVELNPELIEDGNSYVVSGLERNPEWDTMAWVGTAYTDREGRYRLGPVPVGRYSFWANAIEYLSQEVPMRAFEAGVVRWDFTLEAALSVEGLVLDAQGRPLEGEPVMLRSIDEDETGWARDLTERDGHFALYVSQPGRYRLTLEGQDIRAQELEITVPGEPLRIIGERLPHLVGEVEDAAGTPLPGVEVSIWPEGASSRDNTLARATSDSQGRFSLSVPTPGRYVVAAELALEDALLFTSSVVDVDETGESQVRLRFREGRRISGMLEDWRGRPMKGVAVQIASDSGTFRYPGCGVPDRCATTDDEGRFSFRQVAGEQLSICVRHRGYYPLEPIPENPSCTLVRDDGREIRIAVGRDVFVAGQILHEDGSPVERYLLNGREVQAEHGALSLRIRRPGVELIEVSAPGLQPVRLLAPEFREGVELMDIGDIVLRP
- a CDS encoding TIM44-like domain-containing protein translates to MRTASRHLLRLAPWLLPLVALIPLAALARGGGGEHYSRGSDDSGGDGGGGEILWIVFRLIELAFRYPKVGVPLLIIVCAAYFYYTRFLNPTATTQRALDRREAEHRTQVSEQDVQRWVQALKSRDPQFELDTVLGKVRKLFPALQEAWFKRELSPIRPFLSDATFQRFNVQLQLMAAQGVRDAISDVRLLSVQLIGLEQSQWFDSIHVRVRAELRDTDVPASASDAEALAAARKAPHDSFTEVWTFVRKPGAQTRIGQDLFQGKCPNCGAPFKGGAANTCEYCNAVVNSGNYDWTLSEITQGVEFNRHPADVSGLREARQADPALNLEILEDRTSLLFWRWIDAQSRGEASRMAQVANSEMVSQLGQEIETLGKQGKRRVILECAVGAVTTRAFEIHPDGHDMAHVEIRWSARMGVGPATGRPPQLPPVPQRWVFTLTRKHGAKTNTSNGMATDRCPQCNAPLTNSGASTCDYCGARLGTGEQDWVLAFAFLSETWEARERQRRSAGAQLPSPARPISPVEAPAAAMASPGTDNVLDVQERERLLYMMAAIAATDGAVDASERKLLKLCATRWSVPWQNVEMALNSGPQLFNKLIPRGSPEASVFLKNLVQMALVDGRVDRKERRMLEAAAAHLDLLPQLESMLDKR
- a CDS encoding enoyl-CoA hydratase-related protein gives rise to the protein MPEFKVDARGAIEIWTIDGADRRNAISRAMLRELGEMVGRVSSGRQIRAVILTGAGDKAFCAGADLKERATMSEPEVRAFLDGLRQTFRAIEKSDCTFIAAINGAAFGGGTELALACDLRVAAPAAELGLTEVKLGIIPGGGGTQRLSRLIGPGRAKDMILTGRRMNAAEAFSVGLVNRLAPEGHLVETAFSLAEAIVENAPIAVSTAKHAINEGMGLELDAALALELRKYEEVLKTEDRLEGLRAFAEKRPPVYKGR
- a CDS encoding YtxH domain-containing protein is translated as MFAKKATFAAKSSLYRKWLARKVLNDIPKIARNKWDDFDPDDVLHYVGLTTNKPAKATFGSLGVFILGAAVGSVVALMLAPTPGTELRTQVKDKAMGYLNKQNIGIGQEKTANA